In Lacerta agilis isolate rLacAgi1 chromosome 1, rLacAgi1.pri, whole genome shotgun sequence, the following proteins share a genomic window:
- the G6PC2 gene encoding glucose-6-phosphatase 2 isoform X1, with product MDLLHSHGVLIIQHLQKDYRSYQSFLNFMSHVGDPRNIFSIYFPLWFQLNQVVGTKMIWVAVIGDWFNLIFKWILFGHRPYWWVQETMIYPNQTSPCLEQFPITCETGPGSPSGHAMGSSCVWYVMVSAALSYTVRQKGKSTINLHRLTWSFLWSMFWIIQISVCVSRVFIATHFPHQVILGVIAGMLVAEAFEHAPAIQTASLKTYIQTNVFLFVSALGFYLVLKLIDIDLLWSIPKAKKWCANPEWINIDTTPFAGLVRNLGALFGLGLSINSEMFILGCKGKHGYKLSFRMLCIATSLATLQLYDFIKIPTHTEYLFYILSFCKSAAIPLTVVAFVPYCIYLLMKPTEKKFP from the exons ATGGATCTCCTCCACAGCCATGGCGTGCTCATAATTCAGCATTTGCAGAAGGATTACAGGTCATACCAGAGCTTTCTAAACTTCATGTCACATGTCGGAGATCCTCGGAACATTTTTTCAATTTATTTCCCTCTTTGGTTCCAGCTTAATCAAGTGGTTGGGACAAAAATGATCTGGGTGGCAGTGATCGGTGATTGGTTTAATCTTATATTTAAATG GATTTTATTTGGCCATCGTCCATATTGGTGGGTCCAGGAAACAATGATCTATCCAAACCAAACTAGCCCATGCCTTGAGCAGTTTCCTATAACATGTGAAACAGGACCAG GAAGCCCCTCTGGACATGCCATGGGATCATCATGTGTCTGGTATGTGATGGTATCAGCAGCCCTGAGCTACACAGTGAGGCAGAAAGGGAAATCAACCATTAATCTGCACAG ACTCACCTGGTCTTTCCTGTGGAGCATGTTCTGGATTATTCAGATCAGTGTGTGTGTCTCGAGAGTCTTCATAGCAACACATTTCCCTCACCAAGTCATCCTTGGAGTGATTGCTG GCATGCTTGTTGCTGAAGCATTTGAACATGCCCCAGCCATCCAAACAGCAAGTTTAAAAACATATATCCAGACAAACGTGTTCCTCTTTGTTTCTGCTCTCGGCTTTTACTTGGTTCTGAAGCTTATCGATATAGATCTTTTGTGGTCTATTCCAAAGGCGAAGAAGTGGTGTGCCAACCCGGAGTGGATCAATATTGACACAACTCCATTCGCTGGACTGGTGAGGAACTTAGGTGCCCTGTTCGGGCTAGGCCTCAGCATTAACTCTGAGATGTTTATCTTGGGCTGTAAAGGTAAACATGGCTATAAACTGAGTTTCAGGATGTTATGCATAGCTACATCCTTAGCCACGCTGCAGCTCTATGATTTTATCAAGATACCCACCCACACCGAGTATCTGTTTTACATCCTTTCTTTCTGTAAAAGTGCAGCCATACCGCTTACAGTAGTGGCCTTTGTCCCGTATTGCATATACTTGCTCATGAAGCCAACAGAAAAGAAGTTTCCATAG
- the G6PC2 gene encoding glucose-6-phosphatase 2 isoform X2 has product MDLLHSHGVLIIQHLQKDYRILFGHRPYWWVQETMIYPNQTSPCLEQFPITCETGPGSPSGHAMGSSCVWYVMVSAALSYTVRQKGKSTINLHRLTWSFLWSMFWIIQISVCVSRVFIATHFPHQVILGVIAGMLVAEAFEHAPAIQTASLKTYIQTNVFLFVSALGFYLVLKLIDIDLLWSIPKAKKWCANPEWINIDTTPFAGLVRNLGALFGLGLSINSEMFILGCKGKHGYKLSFRMLCIATSLATLQLYDFIKIPTHTEYLFYILSFCKSAAIPLTVVAFVPYCIYLLMKPTEKKFP; this is encoded by the exons ATGGATCTCCTCCACAGCCATGGCGTGCTCATAATTCAGCATTTGCAGAAGGATTACAG GATTTTATTTGGCCATCGTCCATATTGGTGGGTCCAGGAAACAATGATCTATCCAAACCAAACTAGCCCATGCCTTGAGCAGTTTCCTATAACATGTGAAACAGGACCAG GAAGCCCCTCTGGACATGCCATGGGATCATCATGTGTCTGGTATGTGATGGTATCAGCAGCCCTGAGCTACACAGTGAGGCAGAAAGGGAAATCAACCATTAATCTGCACAG ACTCACCTGGTCTTTCCTGTGGAGCATGTTCTGGATTATTCAGATCAGTGTGTGTGTCTCGAGAGTCTTCATAGCAACACATTTCCCTCACCAAGTCATCCTTGGAGTGATTGCTG GCATGCTTGTTGCTGAAGCATTTGAACATGCCCCAGCCATCCAAACAGCAAGTTTAAAAACATATATCCAGACAAACGTGTTCCTCTTTGTTTCTGCTCTCGGCTTTTACTTGGTTCTGAAGCTTATCGATATAGATCTTTTGTGGTCTATTCCAAAGGCGAAGAAGTGGTGTGCCAACCCGGAGTGGATCAATATTGACACAACTCCATTCGCTGGACTGGTGAGGAACTTAGGTGCCCTGTTCGGGCTAGGCCTCAGCATTAACTCTGAGATGTTTATCTTGGGCTGTAAAGGTAAACATGGCTATAAACTGAGTTTCAGGATGTTATGCATAGCTACATCCTTAGCCACGCTGCAGCTCTATGATTTTATCAAGATACCCACCCACACCGAGTATCTGTTTTACATCCTTTCTTTCTGTAAAAGTGCAGCCATACCGCTTACAGTAGTGGCCTTTGTCCCGTATTGCATATACTTGCTCATGAAGCCAACAGAAAAGAAGTTTCCATAG
- the G6PC2 gene encoding glucose-6-phosphatase 2 isoform X3 — translation MIWVAVIGDWFNLIFKWILFGHRPYWWVQETMIYPNQTSPCLEQFPITCETGPGSPSGHAMGSSCVWYVMVSAALSYTVRQKGKSTINLHRLTWSFLWSMFWIIQISVCVSRVFIATHFPHQVILGVIAGMLVAEAFEHAPAIQTASLKTYIQTNVFLFVSALGFYLVLKLIDIDLLWSIPKAKKWCANPEWINIDTTPFAGLVRNLGALFGLGLSINSEMFILGCKGKHGYKLSFRMLCIATSLATLQLYDFIKIPTHTEYLFYILSFCKSAAIPLTVVAFVPYCIYLLMKPTEKKFP, via the exons ATGATCTGGGTGGCAGTGATCGGTGATTGGTTTAATCTTATATTTAAATG GATTTTATTTGGCCATCGTCCATATTGGTGGGTCCAGGAAACAATGATCTATCCAAACCAAACTAGCCCATGCCTTGAGCAGTTTCCTATAACATGTGAAACAGGACCAG GAAGCCCCTCTGGACATGCCATGGGATCATCATGTGTCTGGTATGTGATGGTATCAGCAGCCCTGAGCTACACAGTGAGGCAGAAAGGGAAATCAACCATTAATCTGCACAG ACTCACCTGGTCTTTCCTGTGGAGCATGTTCTGGATTATTCAGATCAGTGTGTGTGTCTCGAGAGTCTTCATAGCAACACATTTCCCTCACCAAGTCATCCTTGGAGTGATTGCTG GCATGCTTGTTGCTGAAGCATTTGAACATGCCCCAGCCATCCAAACAGCAAGTTTAAAAACATATATCCAGACAAACGTGTTCCTCTTTGTTTCTGCTCTCGGCTTTTACTTGGTTCTGAAGCTTATCGATATAGATCTTTTGTGGTCTATTCCAAAGGCGAAGAAGTGGTGTGCCAACCCGGAGTGGATCAATATTGACACAACTCCATTCGCTGGACTGGTGAGGAACTTAGGTGCCCTGTTCGGGCTAGGCCTCAGCATTAACTCTGAGATGTTTATCTTGGGCTGTAAAGGTAAACATGGCTATAAACTGAGTTTCAGGATGTTATGCATAGCTACATCCTTAGCCACGCTGCAGCTCTATGATTTTATCAAGATACCCACCCACACCGAGTATCTGTTTTACATCCTTTCTTTCTGTAAAAGTGCAGCCATACCGCTTACAGTAGTGGCCTTTGTCCCGTATTGCATATACTTGCTCATGAAGCCAACAGAAAAGAAGTTTCCATAG